A single Endozoicomonas sp. NE40 DNA region contains:
- a CDS encoding sulfatase-like hydrolase/transferase, translating into MTLPAVKKGLIAAACSFAITGITPSFVDAAPVEAIKESRQPNVLLIFADDLGYADAGFQNQSKDVETPNLDRLAADGAILTAGYVTAPVSGPSRAGLMTGRYQQRFGYHDNIGPFVLEEDIVQGLPLDLKTMADYFKEAGYRTGMVGKWHDGDPKEYWPHNRGFEDFFGFNNGAANYWVGPRNLKKYKNKPYAAIYRNDELVPEFDEYLTDRFGTEAVNYIEKRKDDPFFLFVPFNAIHGPLQAKKEDLERFEHIEDVKRRTSVAMSYNMDQNIGRILDKLEEHDLMEDTIIFFLSDNGGKIEGNYSYNFPLRSEKGTLWDGGVRIPFSVTWRGTIPAGQTLDEPVISLDILTTSLAGAKIKQQEEWQLEGVNLLPYLKGEKTQLEDRFLFWENSRSSAIRDRDWKLIVPNKHHKNANPQLFNISEDIGEQNNLFRKHPGEVKRLQQAFDKWNADNEPSKWGWGRDLFPFTNGYRGRND; encoded by the coding sequence ATGACATTGCCAGCAGTAAAAAAAGGGTTGATAGCAGCAGCCTGTTCATTCGCTATAACCGGTATCACTCCTTCCTTTGTGGATGCTGCACCTGTTGAGGCAATTAAAGAATCCCGTCAACCCAATGTACTGCTTATTTTTGCTGATGACCTGGGTTACGCCGATGCGGGCTTTCAGAACCAGAGCAAAGATGTAGAAACGCCCAATCTTGATCGTCTGGCAGCAGATGGTGCGATTTTGACCGCCGGTTATGTAACTGCTCCGGTTTCCGGACCATCCCGTGCCGGGCTGATGACCGGACGCTACCAGCAGCGTTTTGGTTATCACGACAACATCGGCCCTTTTGTTCTTGAGGAAGATATCGTTCAGGGTCTGCCACTGGATCTGAAGACCATGGCTGACTACTTCAAAGAGGCTGGCTATCGAACCGGCATGGTGGGCAAGTGGCACGATGGCGACCCGAAAGAGTACTGGCCCCATAACCGTGGTTTTGAAGACTTCTTTGGTTTCAATAATGGTGCTGCAAACTACTGGGTGGGACCCCGTAACCTGAAAAAATACAAGAACAAGCCTTACGCCGCCATTTATCGCAATGATGAGCTGGTGCCGGAGTTTGATGAATACCTGACAGACCGTTTTGGTACTGAGGCCGTCAATTACATTGAAAAACGAAAAGATGATCCTTTCTTCCTGTTTGTGCCATTCAATGCTATCCATGGCCCTCTTCAGGCAAAGAAAGAAGACCTTGAGCGCTTCGAGCACATTGAAGACGTAAAACGTCGTACGTCTGTCGCCATGAGTTACAACATGGACCAGAATATCGGGCGTATTCTGGACAAGCTGGAAGAACACGACCTGATGGAAGATACCATTATCTTCTTCCTGTCGGATAATGGTGGCAAGATTGAGGGTAACTATTCCTATAACTTCCCACTGAGAAGCGAGAAAGGTACTTTATGGGATGGCGGTGTCCGTATCCCGTTTTCTGTTACCTGGAGAGGCACAATCCCTGCAGGCCAAACACTGGATGAGCCGGTTATCTCGCTGGATATTCTGACAACATCCCTGGCTGGTGCGAAGATCAAACAACAGGAAGAATGGCAACTGGAAGGTGTGAACCTTTTGCCCTACCTGAAAGGTGAGAAAACGCAGCTGGAAGATCGCTTCCTGTTCTGGGAAAACTCTCGTTCCAGCGCTATTCGGGATCGTGACTGGAAATTGATCGTTCCCAATAAACACCATAAAAACGCCAATCCTCAGTTGTTCAATATCAGTGAAGATATTGGTGAGCAAAACAACCTGTTCAGAAAGCATCCTGGAGAAGTAAAACGTTTACAGCAGGCATTTGATAAATGGAATGCCGACAATGAACCTTCCAAGTGGGGATGGGGACGTGACCTTTTCCCGTTTACCAATGGCTACCGTGGTCGCAATGATTAA